A single Micromonospora luteifusca DNA region contains:
- a CDS encoding YibE/F family protein, whose translation MGSGHTHTNSSAPPRVRRILVLTVVPLFVATVLAAVLLWPRGGSPQTDGGADVPRFPGTVTRVVSEPCPPVPSVPEGTPRTGDGRCGTVDVRVDDGPTAGQQVRTPVPDGPGAPRVEVGDEVILVELTDPTDPTTSNWNIAEHQRGTPMVWLAVVFAAAIIAFGRWRGLAALAGLAASFAILLSFVLPGIGAGRSPLLVAVVGAALIMFVVLYLTHGVTAQTSVAVLGTLGSLVLTGVLASIATAATHLTGFGSEDATTLSMFQGDVDLHGLLLAGIIIGSLGVLDDVTVTQAATVTELANANPGLTRLQLYRAATRVGRAHIASTVNTIVLAYAGASLPLLLLLSADSRPIGQLLTSEFLAQEIVRSAVATLGLIAAVPLTTGLAAVVTAAGRTAAPPSTDTPVSRPQPDRAEALAALISPRTGHSDEPDQTRTPPPPSATGGWLESNRSTDPAW comes from the coding sequence TTGGGTTCCGGCCACACCCATACCAATTCGTCCGCCCCGCCCCGGGTACGACGGATCCTCGTCCTGACGGTGGTGCCCCTCTTCGTCGCCACCGTGCTCGCCGCGGTGCTGCTCTGGCCGCGCGGAGGATCACCGCAGACCGATGGCGGTGCGGACGTGCCGCGCTTTCCCGGCACGGTGACCCGGGTGGTCAGCGAGCCGTGCCCCCCGGTGCCATCGGTCCCCGAGGGCACACCGAGGACCGGCGACGGGCGGTGCGGCACGGTCGACGTCCGGGTGGACGACGGGCCGACCGCCGGCCAGCAGGTGCGGACACCGGTGCCCGACGGACCCGGCGCACCTCGGGTCGAGGTCGGCGACGAGGTCATCCTGGTCGAGCTGACTGATCCCACCGATCCCACCACCAGCAACTGGAACATCGCCGAGCACCAGCGCGGCACCCCGATGGTGTGGCTGGCGGTGGTCTTCGCGGCCGCGATCATCGCGTTCGGTAGGTGGCGGGGCCTGGCCGCGCTCGCCGGGTTGGCCGCCAGCTTCGCCATTCTGCTCAGCTTCGTGCTACCGGGCATCGGCGCAGGCAGATCACCACTGCTGGTGGCGGTGGTCGGCGCGGCGCTGATCATGTTCGTGGTGCTCTATCTGACGCACGGGGTCACCGCCCAGACCTCGGTCGCGGTGCTCGGCACCCTGGGCAGCCTGGTGCTGACCGGGGTGCTGGCCAGCATCGCCACGGCCGCGACCCACCTCACCGGCTTCGGCAGCGAAGATGCCACCACCCTGTCGATGTTCCAGGGCGACGTGGACCTGCACGGTCTGCTGCTCGCCGGGATCATCATCGGATCGCTCGGGGTGCTCGACGACGTGACCGTCACCCAGGCGGCGACCGTCACCGAGCTGGCGAACGCCAACCCGGGGCTGACCCGGTTGCAGCTGTACCGTGCGGCCACCCGGGTCGGCCGCGCACACATCGCCTCCACTGTCAACACCATCGTGCTGGCGTACGCGGGCGCGTCGCTACCCCTGCTGCTCCTGCTCAGCGCCGACTCGCGGCCGATCGGGCAGCTCCTCACCAGTGAGTTCCTCGCGCAGGAGATCGTCCGCAGCGCGGTCGCCACACTCGGTCTGATCGCCGCCGTGCCGCTGACCACCGGGCTGGCCGCGGTGGTGACCGCCGCCGGGCGCACCGCTGCCCCGCCGTCCACCGACACCCCCGTCTCGCGGCCCCAACCGGACCGCGCGGAGGCACTGGCCGCACTCATCTCGCCGCGAACGGGTCACTCCGACGAGCCGGATCAGACGCGGACCCCGCCCCCGCCCTCGGCCACCGGCGGATGGCTGGAGTCGAACAGAAGCACGGATCCGGCATGGTGA
- a CDS encoding heavy metal translocating P-type ATPase, with protein MPDPLPPDPDRQQHGAPDKPAQHAEHDGHDGHDGHAGHDRHAGHDPELFRLRFWVCLVLTVPVVLASHLVSDQLGLRWDVPGRSWVGPVLGSVVFWWGGWPFLVGAVREVRDRAPGMMLLVAMAITVAYIASLATSVGVFDLDFWWELAALVTIMLLGHWQEMKAIGQARGALAALAALLPDEAERVAADGRVEAVPVTGLRVGDVVLVRPGGRVPADGRIVDGAAELDESMITGESRPVVRSAGDRVVAGTVATDSAIRVRVEAVGEQTALAGIQRMVAQAQESSGRAQLLADRFAAALFYLATGTAVLTVLVWTALGDPDEAVVRAVTVLVIACPHALGLAIPLVVALSTALAARSGILVKDRLALERMRTVDAVLFDKTGTLTRGEHAVTDLVTASGTERDEVLRIAAGVESDSEHPLARAIVAAAGATGPAAAAGFRSLPGRGVRATIDGTEYAVGGPALLRELGLSLSAELEAATARWSARGAAVLHLVRLPETVLGAFALTDEVRPEARRAIDELRAEGVRTIAMITGDARSVADAVAGELGFRPGVDEVFAEVLPAEKDERVAELQRRGLTVAMVGDGVNDAPALARADVGIAIGAGTDVAIESAGVVLASSDPRGVGAVLRMSRASYRKMRQNLAWAAGYNVVALPLAAGVLAGAGVALSPALAALLMSASTIVVALNAQLLRRVRLGSAPD; from the coding sequence ATGCCCGATCCGTTGCCGCCCGACCCCGATCGCCAGCAGCACGGCGCCCCGGACAAACCTGCCCAACACGCCGAGCACGACGGGCACGACGGGCACGACGGGCACGCCGGGCACGACAGGCACGCCGGGCACGATCCGGAGTTGTTCCGCCTCCGCTTCTGGGTCTGCCTGGTGCTCACCGTCCCGGTGGTCCTGGCCAGTCACCTCGTGTCGGATCAGCTGGGCCTGCGCTGGGACGTCCCGGGCCGATCCTGGGTCGGCCCGGTGCTCGGCTCGGTGGTGTTCTGGTGGGGCGGTTGGCCGTTCCTCGTCGGTGCGGTGCGGGAGGTGCGGGACCGGGCGCCCGGCATGATGCTGCTGGTCGCGATGGCGATCACCGTTGCGTACATCGCGTCACTGGCCACCAGCGTGGGGGTCTTCGACCTGGACTTCTGGTGGGAGTTGGCCGCGCTGGTCACCATCATGCTGCTCGGGCACTGGCAGGAGATGAAGGCCATCGGACAGGCCCGGGGGGCGCTCGCGGCGCTGGCCGCGCTGCTGCCCGACGAGGCCGAGCGGGTGGCGGCCGACGGACGGGTCGAGGCGGTGCCGGTGACCGGCCTGCGCGTCGGCGACGTGGTGCTGGTCCGTCCGGGAGGTCGGGTGCCGGCGGACGGTCGGATCGTGGACGGCGCTGCGGAATTGGACGAGTCGATGATCACCGGTGAGTCGCGTCCGGTCGTCCGGTCGGCGGGCGATCGGGTGGTGGCCGGCACCGTCGCCACCGACTCGGCGATCCGGGTCCGCGTCGAGGCAGTGGGTGAGCAGACCGCGCTCGCCGGCATCCAGCGCATGGTCGCCCAGGCCCAGGAATCCAGCGGACGGGCACAACTGCTGGCCGATCGGTTCGCCGCGGCGCTGTTCTACCTGGCCACTGGCACCGCGGTGCTGACCGTGCTGGTGTGGACCGCGCTCGGTGATCCCGACGAGGCGGTGGTCCGCGCGGTCACCGTCCTGGTCATCGCCTGCCCGCACGCACTGGGTCTGGCCATCCCGCTGGTCGTCGCGCTCTCCACCGCGCTGGCCGCCCGGTCCGGGATCCTGGTGAAGGACCGGTTGGCGTTGGAGCGGATGCGGACGGTCGACGCGGTGCTCTTCGACAAGACCGGCACGCTGACCCGGGGTGAGCACGCGGTCACGGACCTGGTGACGGCCTCCGGCACCGAGCGGGACGAGGTGCTGCGGATCGCGGCTGGCGTGGAGTCGGACAGTGAGCATCCGCTGGCTCGGGCGATCGTGGCGGCGGCCGGGGCCACCGGCCCGGCCGCGGCCGCCGGGTTCCGGTCGCTGCCGGGCCGCGGGGTGCGGGCCACCATCGACGGTACGGAGTACGCGGTGGGTGGGCCGGCGTTGCTGCGGGAACTGGGCCTGTCGCTCTCGGCGGAGCTGGAGGCGGCGACCGCACGGTGGTCAGCGCGGGGCGCCGCGGTGCTGCACCTGGTGCGCCTGCCGGAGACCGTGCTCGGCGCGTTCGCGTTGACCGACGAGGTGCGTCCGGAGGCTCGGCGGGCCATCGACGAGCTGCGTGCCGAAGGTGTTCGGACCATCGCCATGATCACGGGTGACGCGCGGTCGGTGGCCGACGCGGTCGCGGGCGAACTCGGCTTCCGACCCGGCGTCGACGAGGTCTTCGCCGAGGTGCTGCCGGCGGAGAAAGATGAACGGGTGGCCGAACTCCAGCGTCGGGGGTTGACCGTGGCGATGGTCGGCGACGGGGTGAACGACGCGCCCGCGTTGGCCCGAGCGGACGTCGGCATCGCGATCGGCGCGGGCACCGATGTGGCGATCGAGTCCGCGGGCGTGGTGCTGGCTTCGTCGGACCCGCGCGGGGTCGGTGCCGTGTTGCGGATGTCCCGGGCGTCGTACCGGAAGATGCGCCAGAACCTGGCCTGGGCGGCGGGCTACAACGTGGTGGCGCTGCCGCTTGCGGCGGGGGTGCTGGCCGGGGCTGGCGTGGCGTTGAGCCCGGCGCTGGCCGCGCTGCTGATGTCCGCCTCCACCATCGTGGTGGCGCTCAACGCGCAGTTGCTGCGTCGGGTGCGTCTTGGTTCGGCGCCGGACTGA
- a CDS encoding metal-sensitive transcriptional regulator: MTAPTPIRGYTASKDQLLARLRRVEGQVRGIEKMVDDDRYCIDVLTQISAIQAALDKVALGLLDGHARHCMHEGAAEGRADEMATEMMAAVGRLMKRG, translated from the coding sequence ATGACCGCTCCCACCCCGATCCGCGGGTACACCGCCAGCAAGGACCAGCTGCTCGCGCGGCTCCGCCGAGTCGAGGGGCAGGTCCGCGGCATCGAGAAGATGGTCGACGACGACCGCTACTGCATCGACGTGCTCACCCAGATCTCCGCGATCCAGGCCGCACTCGACAAGGTGGCGCTGGGGCTGCTCGACGGGCACGCCCGGCACTGCATGCACGAGGGGGCCGCCGAGGGTCGGGCCGACGAGATGGCCACCGAGATGATGGCGGCGGTCGGCCGACTGATGAAGCGCGGCTGA
- a CDS encoding heavy-metal-associated domain-containing protein, producing MVNTTYQVQGMTCGHCVSAVSAEVGAIAGVRDVQVDLAAGRVTVSSDQPLDVQVVRAAVDEAGYDLVDA from the coding sequence ATGGTCAACACGACGTACCAGGTGCAGGGCATGACCTGTGGGCACTGCGTCAGCGCGGTCAGCGCCGAGGTGGGCGCAATCGCGGGTGTGCGCGACGTCCAGGTCGACCTCGCGGCCGGCCGGGTCACGGTGAGCAGCGACCAGCCGTTGGACGTGCAGGTCGTCCGAGCCGCTGTCGACGAGGCCGGCTACGACCTCGTCGACGCGTGA
- a CDS encoding heavy metal translocating P-type ATPase, translated as MTTTSRPLPEAPNRIELAIGGMTCAACAARIEKKLNRMDGVSATVNYATEKATVRYADDVTPDDLIETVQKTGYTAALPAPPTAEPAADPLKGPRTRLWVSVVLSVPVVLLAMVPAWQFDYWQWLSLTLAAPVVVWGGLPFHRAAWTNLRHGAATMDTLVSLGTLAAFGWSLWALFLGDAGMPGMTHPFRFDITRTDGAGNIYLEAAAGVTVFILAGRYFEARSKRTAGSALRALLELGAKEVAVLRDGVETLIPVDQLAVGDRFVVRPGEKIATDGVVDEGTSAVDASMLTGESVPVEVGPGDGVVGATINAGGRLVVSATRVGADTQLARMADLVEQAQSGKAAVQRLADRISGVFVPIVITLAVGTLGWWLGTGAGPTAAFTAAVAVLIIACPCALGLATPTALLVGTGRGAQLGVLIKGPEVLESTRRVQTVVLDKTGTVTTGRMTLVDVVPASGEDRAELLRLAGAVEAASEHPIARAVAAGASEAGPLAAVTGFTNLEGLGVTGTVDGRVVLVGRVRLLREREVDVPPEIERAVSDAEAAGRTAIVAGWDGRARGVLAVADVVRPTSRAAVARLRALGLTPVLLTGDNITVARAIAAEVGIDEVIAEVLPAGKVDVVKRLQAQGRSVAMVGDGVNDAPALAQADLGLAMGTGTDVAIEASDLTLVRGDLDAAVDAIRLSRRTLGIIRGNLFWAFGYNVAALPLAAAGLLNPMIAGATMALSSVFVVANSLRLRRFRPAADDRGL; from the coding sequence ATGACCACCACCAGCAGACCGCTGCCCGAGGCACCGAACCGGATCGAGTTGGCGATTGGCGGCATGACCTGCGCCGCCTGCGCCGCCCGGATCGAAAAGAAGCTCAACCGGATGGACGGGGTGAGTGCCACCGTCAACTACGCCACCGAGAAGGCGACCGTCCGGTACGCCGACGACGTCACACCTGACGACCTGATCGAGACCGTGCAGAAGACCGGCTACACGGCTGCGCTGCCGGCCCCGCCGACCGCCGAGCCGGCGGCGGATCCGCTGAAGGGCCCGCGTACCCGGCTCTGGGTCTCGGTGGTCCTGAGCGTGCCGGTGGTCCTGCTGGCCATGGTCCCGGCCTGGCAGTTCGACTACTGGCAGTGGCTGTCGCTGACCCTGGCGGCCCCGGTGGTGGTCTGGGGTGGGCTGCCGTTCCACCGGGCCGCCTGGACGAACCTGCGGCACGGCGCGGCAACCATGGACACGCTGGTCTCGCTCGGCACCCTGGCCGCGTTCGGCTGGTCGCTCTGGGCGCTCTTCCTGGGTGATGCTGGCATGCCGGGGATGACGCACCCGTTCCGCTTCGACATCACCCGCACCGACGGCGCCGGCAACATCTACCTGGAGGCCGCCGCCGGGGTGACCGTGTTCATCCTGGCCGGCCGTTACTTCGAGGCGCGATCCAAGCGGACCGCCGGCTCGGCCCTGCGCGCCCTGCTCGAACTCGGCGCCAAGGAGGTGGCGGTGTTGCGCGACGGGGTGGAGACCCTGATTCCCGTGGACCAGCTCGCCGTCGGTGACCGGTTCGTGGTCCGCCCCGGGGAGAAGATCGCCACCGACGGCGTGGTCGACGAGGGCACCTCCGCCGTCGACGCCAGCATGCTCACCGGCGAGTCGGTGCCGGTCGAGGTCGGGCCGGGCGACGGCGTGGTCGGCGCCACCATCAACGCGGGCGGACGGCTGGTCGTCAGCGCCACCCGGGTCGGCGCGGACACCCAGCTCGCCCGAATGGCCGACCTGGTCGAGCAGGCACAGAGCGGTAAGGCGGCCGTGCAGCGGCTGGCGGACCGGATCTCCGGCGTCTTCGTGCCGATCGTCATCACGCTGGCTGTCGGCACACTCGGCTGGTGGCTCGGCACCGGCGCCGGCCCGACCGCGGCGTTCACCGCAGCCGTCGCCGTGCTGATCATCGCCTGCCCCTGCGCGCTCGGCCTGGCCACCCCGACCGCGCTGCTGGTCGGCACCGGCCGGGGTGCTCAACTCGGTGTGCTGATCAAGGGGCCGGAGGTGTTGGAGTCGACCCGCCGGGTGCAGACCGTGGTGCTGGACAAGACCGGCACCGTCACGACCGGCCGGATGACCCTGGTGGACGTGGTGCCGGCGAGTGGCGAGGACCGGGCCGAGCTGCTCCGGCTCGCCGGTGCGGTGGAGGCGGCCTCCGAGCACCCGATCGCCCGAGCGGTTGCGGCGGGAGCCTCCGAGGCCGGGCCGCTGGCCGCCGTGACAGGCTTCACCAACCTCGAAGGGCTGGGTGTGACCGGCACGGTCGACGGGCGGGTCGTGCTGGTCGGCCGGGTCCGGCTGCTGCGTGAGCGCGAGGTCGACGTACCGCCGGAGATCGAGCGGGCCGTCAGCGACGCGGAGGCCGCCGGTCGTACGGCGATCGTCGCGGGTTGGGACGGACGGGCCCGGGGCGTGCTCGCGGTCGCCGACGTGGTCCGGCCGACCAGCCGGGCGGCGGTGGCCCGGCTACGGGCGCTGGGGCTCACCCCGGTCCTGCTGACCGGGGACAACATCACCGTGGCTCGCGCGATCGCCGCCGAGGTGGGCATCGACGAGGTGATCGCCGAGGTTCTGCCGGCCGGAAAGGTCGACGTGGTCAAGCGGCTTCAGGCGCAGGGGCGGTCGGTGGCGATGGTCGGTGACGGGGTCAACGACGCCCCGGCGCTGGCCCAGGCCGACCTGGGGCTGGCCATGGGCACCGGCACCGATGTCGCGATCGAGGCGTCCGACCTCACCCTCGTCCGGGGTGACCTGGACGCCGCCGTCGACGCCATCCGGCTGTCCCGACGCACGCTCGGCATCATCCGGGGCAACCTGTTCTGGGCGTTCGGCTACAACGTGGCGGCCCTGCCGCTGGCCGCTGCCGGGCTGCTCAACCCGATGATCGCCGGCGCCACCATGGCGTTGTCCTCGGTCTTCGTGGTGGCCAACAGTCTGCGGCTGCGCCGGTTCCGTCCGGCCGCTGACGATCGCGGACTGTGA
- a CDS encoding CsbD family protein: protein MGIDDKINNATEDATGKLKEGAGRATDNEQLEAEGRADQSTAKLKQAGEKIKDAFKS, encoded by the coding sequence ATGGGTATCGACGACAAGATCAACAACGCCACCGAGGATGCGACCGGCAAGCTGAAGGAAGGCGCTGGTCGCGCCACCGATAACGAGCAGCTCGAGGCCGAGGGTCGCGCTGACCAGTCCACGGCCAAGCTCAAGCAGGCGGGCGAGAAGATCAAGGACGCTTTCAAGAGCTGA